The Haloprofundus salinisoli region CTCGACGTTCGAGAGGAGGTCGGTGAAACTCGCCGCGACGAACGCCCCGGAGGCCGTCGCGTCGTACCGCATCCCCTCCCGCTCGACCCAGTGGCGCTCCTCGAAATCGCGCAGAATCCGCGCGAGCGTCGGCTGTGAGGCCCCGACGGCGTCCTCTAACTCGCGCCGCGTGTGCGGACCGCTCGCCACCGCGTCCAGGACGGCGATCCGATTCTGCGAGCGCGCGAGGAACTCGATCTCCTCGAGCGGGTCCGTCATAGTACCTCTCTTTCAGCCTCCGGCATAGCTGTTGAGATACGATTAGGGTATTCACGGCGTGAATAGCTTCCGGGCGCTGAGTATCCGCCGTGTAGTGAAACATCGAAGTGACTCGAATACTTTTCTGGACAAATATATACTTCTATGCCTCTTAGCGTGAGTAATGGCAGCACATTCGGTGTTCGCTGACGAGTCCACCGCGACCGGAGAGCAGAGAGCGGAGCCCCGTTCCGAGCCCACGCCGGCGGACGCCTCCAACGAAGACGGTGCCTTCGAACACATCCTCCTCGCGGTCGGCCCCGAGATGGACGAACGCGTCGCCGAGGTCGCGCTCTCGGTGGCGGCCGGCCACGGCGCGCGCGTCGACGCGCTGTCGGTCGTCCGGATGAACGCCTCGGTCGACCACTGGGACATGGTCGTCGAGCGGCGCGAGGAGCGTGCCGAGAAGGCGCTCGACGACATTGGCGACGCCGCCGCCGACCGCGACCTCTCGGTTACGAAACGACTGCGCTACGGCACGCCGGCCGAGGAGATAGAGAAGTACGCCGACTACCACGGCGTCGACCTCGTCGTCGTGGGCGAACCGAGTCGAAGCGGCCTGCGTCGGCTTCTCTCTCCGAAGAGCGTCACCGACCGCGTCCGCCAGTCGACCTCTGCACCGGTGCTGACGGTCTGAAACGCACTACTGCCTCACTGCGAACGTCGCCGCGATGCTCACGCGGTGGTCTCCTCTCGAATCCACGTTCGGGCGTCTCCGAGTCCGAGTTCTTTTCCGACACAGGCGTCGGAGACGACCTGGCGTAACTCGTTTTATTCCGCCGTCTCCGGTTCTATCGTGATGTTTTCGAGGTGGAGTCCGACGTTGTCGACGGTGAGTTCGATAGCGCCGATCTGATGGTCGCGGCCGTCGATGGACACCGTCGCGCCGTCGGTCGTGATGGTCGCATCATCGATCGTGTAGCTCGCATCGTCGATGCTCAACTCGGGGAAACCGGACCCGGTCAGGTGGACATCGGTAATTTCCACCGTCAGGTCCGTCACGCTGATCTGATGGGAATCTGTCGGGGTCGACTCGGCCGAGGCGTCGTCGGCGAGTGCGCTCGTGCTCGCGCCCCCGAGAAGGAGGCCGGTCACTACGAACGCACAAAGGGTGTATCGAAGGAATGTGTTCACGGGTCGGTGACCTCCGCTATAGCGATTAAGTCGCTTGCGACGATGAAAGCTCTTCTGCCAACCTTCTAGCTCGCTGATTATTCTGTACCGAACGAACGCTTCGAGTGACGACGAGACCACGTTGCCGAGCGTCTCCGAGTGCGATGGTGCGCTCGTCGCGGGCGTTATCGAAGTTCGAGCTCCGAGAGTCGCTCCTCGAAGGCCTCGGCGTCCATCCGACCGACAGCGAAGACGCCGTCAGCGACTACCAGCGGGTCGTAGTGACGAGCTCTGTCCGGTCGCCACCCGCGGTCGCGTCTGCACTCACAGACGAGACGGACGAACTCCCTGTCGACCATCGACGTAAGCTCCTCCGGCAGCAGAAATTCGTGGTCGTTCCGCGCGTCGTCTCGCGTCGAGTCGTCCCCGACGCGCCGCCGGCACGCACCACACATCCAGACGAGGTTCTCAGCGCGGGTGTTCTCGCGCGACCCGTCGATGTGATGGACGCGAAGCCCGTCGTCGGCACCGCAGACCGTACAGCGTTCGTCGCCCACCTCGACTCCGATTCCCGGCGTCGCTTTCGCCCCCGTGTCTGCTCCCTGCATACGTTGCTTGCGAGACTCTTCCATCACTCCTAATGAATGTATGGAACATCAACTTCCGTCGTCGGTCTCCCTCGCCGTACGGCCGTCGCTTTTCAAAGCCAACTCAGACGCGCGTTCAGCCAGTCGATTACCGGCAGGACGTAGCCGCTGTCGGTCGCGAGGTACATCGTCCCCGAGAGCAGCAGGAAACTCGTCGTGAGGCCGCAGACACAGCCGAGAACGACCGCGCCGACCGCGCGCGCTTGGGCGGGGACCATCGAGTGAAACAGCACCCAGACGGCTAAGCAGACGGCCGCGACGAGATTGAGCAGGGCGTGAACCTGCATCGCCTCGCCGATACTCGCCTCCAATACGAGAACGTAGGTGAGGATGACCTGCGTACCGATGACGACGGTCCCGAAGTACGAGAGGCCGAGCGCGCGCGGATACTGGAGCAGGTCTCTGCTCTCGGTGAACCGAAACACCGCGTAGACGAGAAGCGGCATCGCCGGCAGAAGATACCGGACGGTGATGGAGGCGTGAAGCGGCAGTCGCGGGAGGTACATCAGCGTGAGCACGACGGCGTACACCGCGACGAGGAGGTCAGTCGCCGACAGCGCGCCGCGTCCGTGCGCGCGAACGCGTCGGAGCGCGGCCTTCGGGAGCAAGACGACTGCGGCGAACAGCGGCATCGCTTCGAGCACCGACAGGTTCGCGCTCTGTCCGAAATCTTTCCGCGCGACCTGTTCGATGTAGCCCGCTCTGACGAACGTCGCAGTGAGTCGGTCGACGTCGATGGCCCGCTCGACCGTGTTCGTGACGTGACGGGTGAGGATATCGACGAGTTTCGTGACCGTCGCGCTCGCGGCCTCTACTACGGCGACGACCGGGGCCACCAGCGACCCCGGCGAACTCGACGACGCTTCTGCAGTGGTTCCGTCTCCGGTCGTCGCTTCGCTCGCCCCGCCCGCTGCGGACTGCCCCGACGTACCGGTGGCGGTGTCCTGCGACGTTCCGGTCGGCGGCGACCCCTCCGCGCCGCTCCCGGCCGAGACCGCGTCGACGGCTTCGTATCTGGGCATGAACCGCGGGGGAAACAGTGGACTCCCGGTAACAACGAAGTTCGTCACGAAGAACGGAATCAACGAGAGCCCGAACGCGCCCAGTATCGTCGCGAGTTCGCGCCGGCTGTTCGACGGGGCGGTCACGAGGTCGACGACCAACAGCGAGACGAACAAGATGAGCGCGTCGGCGGCGTGAACCCACGCGGCTAAGCCGACGAACACGTACGCGAGCGCGCGGAACTGCAGTGATTCGCCGCTCTCGGCCGTCTCTCGACTCCGGTAGAAACTGTAGACTGTCGCGGCGACGAGCGCGGCGATCAGCGTGTGCCGCTTCGGAATCGTCGCCCAGAAGCCGACGGGCGTCGCCAGTATCACGACCAGACCGGCGGTGACCCCCGCGCGGAACGTGTGGGTCCGCGAGACGAGACGGTAGATCAACACGGCGGTGAGTGCAGCGGCGGCCATCGACGTTATCTGCAGCGAGACGTGTGCGATCCACCGACCGTCGAGCTGCGTCGCAACCGAGAGATTGGCGGCGAAGAGCGCGGCGGCGGCGACAGCGCCGCCCGTCCGCCCGAGCGACTCCCGCTCGAAAATCCGGCCGAGGAGCACGCCCGCGGCGAGAACGGTACTGCACCACAGTCCCGTGAGTACGATACGGAGGTCGGCGACCGACGCCAGTCCTTCCAGCGCCCACGCTACCGGCAGCGTGAACACGATGTGACCGACGGTCCGCGAGTAGCGACCGCCGTCGCCGGCGACCATCCCCGGCGTCTCGCCGGAAGGCGGCCCGTAGACGATGTCGGTGACGACGAGGTGGCCGTTTGCCGCGTTGTAGAGCCCGTTGGCGACCGTGTAGTTGTCGGTGATGAAGAAGCCGACGCGCCAGAACAACCCGAAGAACGCGAGACCGCTCACGAACAACAACAGGCCGTAGCGGTCGCCGAAGACGAGCGTCAGGAGTCGGTTCTTGTACTCGGTGTACCGTTCCGTCGGGTGGTCGGTGTCGGAGACTGTGTATGCCATGGTTACGCGACGGCTATCGTGATCTCTCGGTTTTCGAGCACCCGTCGTCCGTCACCCTCCTGGACGGCGATCTCGACGACCGCTCGGTACGTTTCGGCTTCCAGGCGGTTCGAGGGGACTGAGGCGTCGTCGGGCCCGAGCGTCAGTTCGCGCGAGGAGTTGCGGTCGACCGCGCGGAACGCATCAGTTCTGTACGACAGTTCGGGGATACGGAGGGTGTACGTGACGAGGACGGGTCCCGAGACCGTTTCCACGGTGAGCGTCGTCGTCGGGGCGTCGAGTTTGTGGATTCCCGACCCCGTGACGCCCGGTCGGAGCGCGTAACCGTCGGTCGGAATCGCCGCCTCCGCACCGGTGACGTTGCCCGTCGCACCCGTGAACGACGCGCCGTCCTCGGACGAACGGTCTTCGGGGGTCAGGTCGACTCCGGCGACGACGGGGCCGCTGACGACGGCTGTGAGAAGAAAACACGAGAGAACGAGTGCGACCGGGTCACGCCACCTTGACATCGATTGTAGCTGGACGAATTGTGTTAATAAATGTATTGATGATTTTTCTCCAATTGAATGTATAATTATTTGATATTTGGGTAGTGGTCGTCTTCGGGATTCGTCAAGTGATGAGACTCAGGGGCGAACAGTCGTCGTCTCGGCGCTAACTGCAGCAGTTTGTGAACCGACGCGAATCCGTTCAACGATGTGATAGTACTCTGCTGGCAGTGACGTAGACCGTCACTGTCGACGCCGAACGACGAGCCGTTTGGCCGTCCACCTACACCGATGGCACGGCCCTGTCGAGCTCCTCGACGTCTTCGCGTTCGACGCCGTCGAACGAGAGGGCGAACTCCGACCCGAACGCGGAGGCAGGCGTCTGAAAGCCCGCCGGGACGTCGCCGTCGAGGACGCGACGCGCCGCCTCGACCGCTGACTGGGCGGCGAAGTTGTACGTGTCGGGGGTCTTCAGTCGCGCCGCGGCCCTGTTGCCCTCGTCGTCTTCGACCTCGGCGAGGATGTGGTTCGCGCTCTGGGCGCGTTCCTGGGCGGTGGGCCCGGAGACGACGGCGTCGACGACGCCCATCAACACTCGTTGGGCCGGCGGTGTCGCCGCCGCCGCGACGAGCGGCCGAGTGCGGCGCATCACGCCGACGGCGAACTCCGGCACGGTCGCGTACACCTCGATGTTCTCGATGCCCGTCGTGTAGTACGCCGCCGAAACGTCGCCCCACGGCACCGTCACGCCCGTCTTCTCGCCGCCGCCGAAGTCGAACTGCCGCGTCCTCCACGCCGCCGGGACGGTCCGCAGCGCCCCGTTCTCGCGGACGACCCCCGACTGCGGGAGTTCCTCGATGATGGATTTCAGCGTTCCCGGCGAGAACGTGCCGAGGCCCTCTAACGCGAGCGTCAACGACGTCGCCGAGGGGAGTCGGGATTCGAGATGGGCGGCCAGACAGTCGGTCGGCACGACGTCGAAGCCGACGCCCGGCAGGACCGTGACCGCCGCTTTCTCGGCGTCGCGGTCCAGCTCTGCGGCCGCCTCCAGTACGTCGATCTCACCCGCGAGATCCAGATAGTCGACTTCCTCTTGCAGACACGCGGTTCGCAGCTGCGAGGCGGTCCGCGAGAACGGCCCCGCGCAGTTCAACACCGCGTCGACGTCGGCGATCTGTCGGCGGACGACGTCGGGATGTTCGAGCGCGAAGACGCGGTAGTCGACGCCGAGTTCGAGCGCCTGCTCTTCGACGCGCTCGGTGCGGCGGCCGGCGATGATCGGCGACAGTCCCTCGTCGACCGCGGTCTGCGCGACCAGAGCGCCGATGTAGCCGTACGATCCGTATACGAGCAGATCTGCTGACATACGGTGGAGTCGACGCGCAACTGCAAATAACACGGTGTGGACCGTCCCGTTTCGGTCGGCT contains the following coding sequences:
- a CDS encoding HNH endonuclease signature motif containing protein; the protein is MQGADTGAKATPGIGVEVGDERCTVCGADDGLRVHHIDGSRENTRAENLVWMCGACRRRVGDDSTRDDARNDHEFLLPEELTSMVDREFVRLVCECRRDRGWRPDRARHYDPLVVADGVFAVGRMDAEAFEERLSELELR
- a CDS encoding universal stress protein; the encoded protein is MAAHSVFADESTATGEQRAEPRSEPTPADASNEDGAFEHILLAVGPEMDERVAEVALSVAAGHGARVDALSVVRMNASVDHWDMVVERREERAEKALDDIGDAAADRDLSVTKRLRYGTPAEEIEKYADYHGVDLVVVGEPSRSGLRRLLSPKSVTDRVRQSTSAPVLTV
- a CDS encoding saccharopine dehydrogenase family protein, encoding MSADLLVYGSYGYIGALVAQTAVDEGLSPIIAGRRTERVEEQALELGVDYRVFALEHPDVVRRQIADVDAVLNCAGPFSRTASQLRTACLQEEVDYLDLAGEIDVLEAAAELDRDAEKAAVTVLPGVGFDVVPTDCLAAHLESRLPSATSLTLALEGLGTFSPGTLKSIIEELPQSGVVRENGALRTVPAAWRTRQFDFGGGEKTGVTVPWGDVSAAYYTTGIENIEVYATVPEFAVGVMRRTRPLVAAAATPPAQRVLMGVVDAVVSGPTAQERAQSANHILAEVEDDEGNRAAARLKTPDTYNFAAQSAVEAARRVLDGDVPAGFQTPASAFGSEFALSFDGVEREDVEELDRAVPSV